The following coding sequences lie in one Nocardioides sambongensis genomic window:
- a CDS encoding DUF1707 domain-containing protein has product MRSTRPATDADRLAVVSALSRARRNEELPAPEQLERTERALEADRLETLEYLVADLSDRPRLPAPGLGATQVTTTGTRRGFLIGLGCLLVGTATGATLASVDPGGAGEGPPPSPPTEERTDPTRLPDWSDTEMDLDFGSLNPEQWFEPSPDGRTQAPRRSPSGRPSGRSSD; this is encoded by the coding sequence ATGAGATCGACGCGTCCGGCGACCGACGCGGACCGTCTCGCCGTGGTCTCGGCGCTGTCGAGGGCCCGGCGCAACGAGGAGCTGCCCGCACCCGAGCAGCTCGAGCGCACCGAGCGCGCGCTGGAGGCCGACCGGCTCGAGACGCTGGAGTACCTCGTCGCCGATCTCTCGGACCGCCCGCGGCTGCCGGCTCCCGGCCTCGGCGCCACGCAGGTCACCACCACCGGGACGCGCCGCGGCTTCCTGATCGGCCTCGGCTGCCTGCTCGTCGGGACGGCGACCGGCGCCACCCTCGCCTCGGTCGACCCGGGCGGTGCGGGCGAGGGTCCCCCGCCCTCGCCTCCCACCGAGGAGCGGACCGACCCCACGCGGCTCCCGGACTGGTCCGACACGGAGATGGACCTCGACTTCGGGAGCCTGAACCCGGAGCAGTGGTTCGAGCCCAGCCCCGATGGCCGCACGCAGGCTCCTCGGCGATCCCCGAGCGGCAGACCGAGCGGCCGATCCAGCGACTGA
- a CDS encoding phosphotransferase family protein, whose translation MSGEPVATTGLISTAAEITVDWARAVLGPAIAGVEVERVGTGQIGTCYRVRLDAAPGAELPASVLVKLPAEDPATRPLLAGVYRSEVRFYAEIAPTVAVRVPATHLATFADDGAEFTLVMGDAAPAEQGDQLAGCTPAQARDAVVNLAGLHGPRWCDPTLLAIDGLSINGPDDAALMAELFGPATDIFVDGLGDLLGADTVATLRDVAAVIGPWALGRAERFGLVHGDYRLDNLLFPPGGAPGVVAVDWQTLSLALPARDLAFFTGTGLESGQRRAEERDLVAAYHAALTGHGVADYDLDLCWEDYRFAMLQGPLVAVFGCAYGTRTDRGDRMFAAMVERACSAIRELGSLDLVM comes from the coding sequence GTGAGCGGGGAGCCGGTCGCCACGACCGGGCTGATCTCGACCGCGGCGGAGATCACCGTGGACTGGGCACGGGCGGTCCTCGGACCGGCGATCGCCGGGGTCGAGGTGGAGCGGGTGGGCACCGGACAGATCGGCACCTGCTACCGGGTCCGCCTGGACGCCGCTCCCGGTGCGGAGCTGCCCGCCAGCGTGCTGGTCAAGCTGCCCGCCGAGGACCCGGCCACCCGCCCGCTGCTCGCTGGCGTCTATCGCAGCGAGGTCCGGTTCTACGCCGAGATCGCGCCGACCGTCGCGGTCCGCGTCCCCGCCACCCACCTGGCGACCTTCGCCGATGACGGCGCCGAGTTCACCCTGGTGATGGGCGACGCGGCACCCGCTGAGCAGGGCGACCAACTGGCCGGCTGCACGCCCGCCCAGGCGCGTGACGCCGTGGTCAACCTGGCGGGCCTGCACGGTCCGCGGTGGTGCGACCCGACCCTGCTGGCGATCGACGGACTGAGCATCAACGGCCCCGATGACGCGGCGCTGATGGCCGAGCTCTTCGGGCCCGCCACCGACATCTTCGTCGACGGGCTGGGCGACCTGCTCGGCGCCGACACCGTCGCCACCCTGCGCGACGTCGCCGCGGTGATCGGGCCGTGGGCGCTGGGCCGTGCCGAGCGGTTCGGCCTGGTCCACGGCGACTACCGGCTCGACAACCTCCTCTTCCCGCCCGGCGGCGCCCCCGGCGTGGTCGCCGTCGACTGGCAGACGCTCTCCCTGGCCCTGCCGGCCCGGGACCTGGCGTTCTTCACCGGCACCGGCCTGGAGTCCGGGCAGCGGCGCGCCGAGGAGCGCGACCTGGTCGCCGCGTACCACGCTGCCCTCACCGGCCACGGAGTCGCCGACTACGACCTGGACCTGTGCTGGGAGGACTACCGGTTCGCGATGCTGCAGGGGCCCCTCGTCGCCGTGTTCGGGTGCGCCTACGGCACCCGCACCGATCGGGGCGACCGGATGTTCGCGGCGATGGTGGAGCGGGCCTGCAGCGCGATCAGGGAGCTGGGGAGCCTGGACCTGGTGATGTGA
- a CDS encoding TIGR03857 family LLM class F420-dependent oxidoreductase, whose product MPEAPEFPELACYGLAGHSSQPADLIDEVRLAERLGLGSVFLSERFNVKDAAVMAGLAVGVSERIGVATAATNPHTRHPLVTATMVTTLHRASGGRYALGLGRGFDLLFDLMGVERVTGARLRDTVEILRTLWSGGSVVGHDGPAGRFDYLSQDSSFDEHIPVLMMAIGGRTLELAGQVADGVVLHTFFTDDTLRRAVEVIRNAAADAGRDPASVRIWSVLATVTDQVPVELRLRKLVGRLATYLQGYGQVLVRANGWDPADLERFRNDHLVQGYPGAFDAVGTVEELTHLRDEVLPAAWLSASATGSPADCAARISDQLEAGADSVVLHGATPAELAPVLDAWRVVRPDGLDALPANPGWMR is encoded by the coding sequence ATGCCGGAGGCACCCGAGTTCCCCGAGCTGGCCTGCTACGGGCTGGCCGGGCACAGCTCCCAGCCCGCCGACCTGATCGACGAGGTCCGGCTGGCCGAGCGGCTGGGCCTCGGCTCGGTGTTCCTCTCCGAGAGGTTCAACGTCAAGGACGCCGCGGTGATGGCCGGGCTGGCCGTGGGGGTGAGCGAGCGGATCGGGGTCGCCACCGCCGCCACCAACCCGCACACCCGGCACCCGCTGGTCACCGCCACGATGGTGACCACGCTGCACCGCGCCTCCGGTGGTCGCTACGCCCTCGGCCTGGGCCGCGGTTTCGACCTCCTCTTCGACCTGATGGGCGTCGAGCGGGTCACCGGCGCCCGGCTGCGCGACACCGTCGAGATCCTGCGCACCCTCTGGTCCGGCGGCAGCGTGGTCGGCCACGACGGACCTGCCGGCAGGTTCGACTACCTCAGTCAGGACAGCAGCTTCGACGAGCACATCCCGGTGCTGATGATGGCGATCGGCGGCAGGACGCTCGAGCTCGCCGGCCAGGTCGCCGACGGCGTGGTGCTGCACACGTTCTTTACCGACGACACCCTGCGCCGGGCCGTCGAGGTGATTCGCAACGCCGCCGCGGACGCCGGCCGTGACCCCGCCTCGGTCCGGATCTGGTCGGTTCTCGCCACCGTCACCGACCAGGTCCCCGTCGAACTGCGGCTGCGCAAGCTGGTCGGCCGGCTCGCGACGTACCTGCAGGGGTATGGCCAGGTCCTGGTGCGGGCCAACGGCTGGGACCCGGCCGACCTGGAGCGGTTCCGCAACGACCACCTGGTGCAGGGCTATCCCGGCGCGTTCGACGCGGTCGGCACCGTCGAGGAGCTCACCCACCTGCGCGACGAGGTGCTGCCGGCCGCGTGGCTGTCCGCGTCCGCCACCGGCTCACCGGCCGACTGCGCCGCCCGGATCAGCGACCAGCTCGAGGCCGGCGCCGACAGCGTGGTGCTGCACGGCGCCACCCCCGCTGAGCTGGCCCCGGTGCTGGACGCCTGGCGGGTGGTCCGCCCCGACGGCCTGGACGCGCTCCCGGCCAACCCCGGGTGGATGCGGTGA